Proteins from one Ricinus communis isolate WT05 ecotype wild-type chromosome 9, ASM1957865v1, whole genome shotgun sequence genomic window:
- the LOC8267781 gene encoding transmembrane protein 45A, producing the protein MGTLVGHVAPGFAFFLLGFWHLINHIKLHAQQPNSYTSLPWFPTSKIRYIELFFIMLGSSISVSMELFIGPERHQPFDPDGTIPSNHLHNFEHSSISMTFFVYAAFAIILDKIGPKTQYGLTQLLGALAFGQQLFLFHLHSADHMGVEGQYHLLLQIVIVVSLATTLLGIPYPRSFLVSFVRSASIMFQGIWLITMGYVLWTPSLVPKGCFMHLEEGHKVVRCSGEESLHRAKSLVNIQFSWFLIGITILVMCFYLVLLKYYGEKVEYTSLTKAEDQLLEEDSSESDRDVESQKKVTTKFGANNSSSFMHIGRSFAPIDMER; encoded by the coding sequence ATGGGTACTTTGGTGGGTCATGTAGCACCAGgatttgctttctttcttcttggTTTTTGGCATCTTATTAATCACATAAAACTCCATGCTCAACAACCCAATTCTTATACTTCACTTCCATGGTTTCCAACTTCAAAAATAAGGTACATAGAGCTTTTCTTTATCATGTTAGGGAGCTCTATCTCTGTATCCATGGAGCTATTCATTGGTCCTGAAAGGCACCAGCCTTTTGATCCTGATGGTACTATTCCGTCCAATCATCTTCACAACTTTGAACATTCTTCTATATCAATGACCTTCTTTGTCTATGCTGCTTTTGCTATCATTCTTGATAAAATTGGGCCCAAAACTCAATATGGTCTAACTCAGTTACTTGGAGCATTAGCCTTTGGCcaacaactttttcttttccatcttCATTCAGCTGATCATATGGGTGTTGAAGGTCAATACCATTTGCTTCTCCAAATTGTCATAGTTGTTTCTCTAGCCACTACCCTTTTGGGTATTCCCTATCCTAGAAGTTTCTTGGTCAGTTTTGTTAGGTCAGCAAGTATTATGTTCCAAGGTATTTGGCTAATAACTATGGGCTATGTCCTGTGGACACCATCTTTAGTACCCAAAGGTTGCTTCATGCATTTAGAAGAAGGTCATAAAGTGGTTAGATGTTCAGGTGAAGAGTCTTTACACAGGGCTAAATCATTAGTGAACATTCAATTCAGCTGGTTCTTGATTGGAATCACCATTCTTGTGATGTGCTTCTATTTGGTGCTTCTCAAATATTATGGTGAAAAAGTTGAGTACACTTCTTTAACAAAAGCAGAAGACCAATTGCTAGAAGAGGACTCATCAGAATCAGATCGTGATGTTGAATCACAAAAGAAAGTTACTACCAAATTTGGTGCCAATAACTCCAGCAGTTTCATGCACATAGGAAGAAGCTTTGCCCCAATTGATATGGAAAggtaa